One Candidatus Margulisiibacteriota bacterium genomic window carries:
- a CDS encoding glycoside hydrolase family 130 protein: MTPFSLFKQQPKHPFYEEERNIYVGNLNLEGDQLKDLHHLKGIFKRILHKRIDRFHPDNKRVITRFLEIGSPSHLRSVIKRAVELGKEETQKRTAEVIKEFSKRHHNFEEILMKNYLRVEGIAASFGHFLYREKKLFIGSLFTLEYSHESTSLFNPSVVLYPKQNDLKEGQLRVVFCFRATGEGHISSIVFRSAIIESNNDIYLEPVSRFAATPDIIMDPSYDKDNFIEKLRDLNSYDDAAASVMGQLGDTFTYSELMEKLKDPRSRLKWLADCNYEVHFPADRLISERVVFPVSPSESNGMEDARFVRFAKEDGTFTYYATYTAYNGSAILPGLLETKDFHHFKINTLNGKFARDKGMALFPRKVNGRYLMVSRADGENLFLMYSDNLYFWNEAVKLQEPRYAWEMVKIGNCGSPIETKEGWLLLTHGIGPMRKYCIGVELLDLNDPSRVIAKLEEPLISPTEEGRDGYVPNVVYSCGSILVRDKLIIPYASSDSVSSIAIIGVKELLDRLLKR, encoded by the coding sequence ATGACCCCATTTTCCCTGTTCAAACAGCAGCCGAAACATCCTTTCTACGAGGAAGAACGCAACATATATGTGGGCAACCTCAACCTTGAGGGGGACCAGCTCAAAGACCTGCATCACCTTAAGGGCATCTTTAAGCGCATTCTTCACAAAAGAATAGACCGCTTCCACCCTGACAACAAAAGGGTCATCACCAGATTCCTTGAGATAGGCAGCCCCTCCCATCTGCGCTCGGTCATAAAAAGAGCAGTTGAGCTTGGCAAGGAAGAAACCCAAAAGAGGACAGCCGAGGTCATAAAAGAATTCTCGAAAAGACACCACAACTTCGAGGAAATACTTATGAAGAACTACCTGAGAGTGGAGGGGATAGCCGCCTCTTTCGGCCATTTTCTGTACAGGGAAAAGAAGCTCTTCATCGGCTCTCTTTTTACGCTGGAATATTCGCATGAATCGACCAGCCTCTTTAATCCTTCCGTTGTCCTGTATCCCAAGCAGAACGACCTGAAAGAAGGCCAGTTGAGAGTGGTCTTCTGCTTCAGGGCCACGGGAGAGGGGCACATATCCTCCATAGTGTTCAGAAGCGCGATCATAGAAAGCAATAACGACATATATCTTGAGCCTGTGAGCCGCTTTGCCGCCACCCCTGACATCATTATGGACCCCAGCTATGACAAGGACAACTTTATTGAAAAGCTAAGGGACCTTAACTCCTATGACGATGCCGCGGCTTCGGTCATGGGGCAGTTGGGAGACACTTTTACCTACAGCGAACTCATGGAAAAGCTAAAAGACCCCAGGTCCCGGCTCAAATGGCTGGCAGACTGCAACTACGAGGTCCACTTTCCTGCCGACAGGCTGATCTCTGAAAGGGTCGTCTTCCCCGTATCTCCCAGCGAGAGCAACGGGATGGAGGACGCAAGGTTCGTACGCTTTGCAAAGGAGGACGGGACCTTTACCTATTACGCCACTTACACCGCTTACAACGGCTCGGCCATCCTGCCAGGGCTGCTGGAGACAAAGGATTTTCACCATTTCAAGATAAACACCCTCAACGGAAAATTTGCAAGGGACAAGGGCATGGCGCTTTTCCCCAGAAAAGTGAACGGAAGGTATCTGATGGTATCCCGCGCCGACGGGGAAAATCTTTTTCTTATGTATTCGGACAACCTTTACTTTTGGAACGAAGCCGTCAAACTGCAGGAGCCCCGCTATGCCTGGGAAATGGTAAAGATAGGCAACTGCGGCTCTCCTATAGAGACCAAAGAAGGCTGGCTGCTTTTGACGCACGGGATCGGCCCCATGCGCAAATACTGCATAGGAGTGGAGCTGCTGGACCTTAACGATCCCTCCCGGGTCATTGCAAAGCTTGAAGAGCCTCTGATAAGCCCGACGGAGGAAGGCAGGGACGGTTATGTTCCCAATGTGGTATACAGCTGCGGTTCTATCCTGGTAAGGGACAAACTGATAATCCCCTATGCTTCTTCGGACTCTGTTTCAAGCATCGCTATCATCGGCGTAAAGGAGCTTTTGGACCGGCTGCTGAAGCGCTGA
- a CDS encoding TIGR03768 family metallophosphoesterase, whose protein sequence is MTVRKLAEAGLVLVMGMLTFFLAGCSAPGGYPIDPRVSTTLERTIVPGPRPSVKIRLDEISKYDRYGYGNWTYGAPAKAAVRTDIMPAGYRSPSVAGRKKLLRFFTISDIHITDKEAPNQGIFLSRIYKALSISASLYSGVMLYTTHVLDAAVQTINALHKKEPFDFGLSLGDAGNSTQYNETRWYIDVLDGKVITPSSGAHLGADKIDYQKPYKAAGLDKSIPWYQTIGNHDHFWLGSIPVDYGPRKDLRQSYVSSEVIAMGDILRDPLGINSPDYYMGVVDGSTPYGDVKYAGPVTGFKDVPKVAADPNRRSLLRGEWMKEFFNTSTKPSGHGFNKADADRGFACYSFVPKSSVPLKVIVLDDTQKDNDGSYDVHGHGFLDQERWTWLKKELAAGDAAGQLMMIAAHVPIGVEETAPRSEMGWWTDPQNAVTLPGLIAELQSHPNLLMWLSGHRHLNTVKAFKSPDPNAPEKGFWGVETSSLRDFPQQLRTFELYLNSDNTVSIVTTNVDPSVKEGTPAARSRKYAVAAQQITGANIYGYNPTKDPTIKPMPTGSYNAELIKQLSPEMRAKLK, encoded by the coding sequence ATGACCGTCCGCAAATTAGCAGAAGCCGGTTTAGTGTTGGTGATGGGGATGCTGACCTTTTTTCTGGCGGGGTGCTCTGCGCCTGGAGGATATCCTATCGATCCGAGGGTTTCTACAACTCTTGAGCGGACGATAGTGCCCGGGCCAAGACCTTCGGTAAAGATCCGGCTTGATGAGATCTCAAAATATGACCGATACGGCTATGGGAACTGGACCTATGGTGCTCCTGCCAAAGCCGCGGTGCGTACAGATATCATGCCGGCCGGTTATAGATCTCCGTCAGTTGCCGGAAGGAAAAAACTTCTGAGGTTCTTTACTATTTCTGACATTCATATAACGGACAAAGAGGCTCCCAATCAGGGGATATTTCTTTCGCGCATTTATAAGGCCTTGTCGATCAGCGCTTCTCTATACTCCGGGGTCATGCTGTATACAACGCATGTCCTTGATGCGGCAGTGCAAACCATCAATGCTCTTCATAAAAAGGAGCCGTTTGATTTTGGCCTGTCTTTGGGAGATGCTGGAAATAGCACGCAATACAACGAAACAAGATGGTATATCGATGTTCTTGATGGCAAGGTAATTACACCGAGTTCTGGCGCTCATCTGGGGGCTGATAAGATAGATTATCAAAAGCCTTATAAAGCGGCAGGGCTTGATAAGTCCATCCCCTGGTACCAGACGATAGGCAACCATGATCATTTTTGGCTCGGATCGATCCCCGTTGACTATGGTCCCAGAAAAGATCTCCGCCAGTCCTATGTGTCCAGTGAAGTCATTGCCATGGGAGATATCCTAAGGGATCCGTTGGGCATTAACAGTCCTGATTATTATATGGGAGTTGTTGACGGTTCCACCCCTTACGGTGATGTCAAATATGCCGGACCTGTTACAGGCTTTAAGGATGTTCCAAAAGTTGCGGCCGACCCAAACCGCCGTTCGCTTCTAAGAGGGGAGTGGATGAAGGAATTCTTTAATACTTCAACAAAACCTTCAGGGCATGGCTTTAACAAAGCCGATGCCGACAGGGGATTTGCCTGCTACAGTTTTGTGCCTAAGTCATCCGTGCCGCTCAAGGTGATAGTACTTGATGATACTCAAAAGGATAACGACGGCTCTTACGATGTCCACGGGCATGGCTTTCTTGATCAGGAGCGCTGGACCTGGCTTAAAAAAGAACTGGCCGCCGGTGATGCCGCCGGTCAGCTCATGATGATCGCAGCGCATGTGCCGATAGGAGTAGAAGAGACAGCTCCAAGGTCCGAAATGGGCTGGTGGACCGATCCTCAAAACGCAGTTACCCTGCCGGGGCTGATAGCCGAGCTTCAAAGCCATCCTAATCTGCTCATGTGGTTGTCGGGGCACCGTCATTTAAATACCGTAAAAGCCTTTAAGTCTCCTGATCCAAATGCTCCAGAAAAAGGATTTTGGGGAGTTGAAACTTCGTCCCTTAGGGATTTTCCGCAACAGCTGCGTACCTTTGAGCTCTATCTTAACAGCGATAACACGGTATCGATAGTCACAACTAATGTTGATCCTTCGGTCAAAGAAGGGACTCCCGCGGCAAGATCGCGCAAATATGCCGTTGCGGCGCAGCAGATAACCGGCGCTAACATATACGGTTATAATCCGACTAAAGATCCGACAATAAAGCCGATGCCGACCGGTTCCTATAATGCAGAGCTTATTAAGCAATTGAGCCCGGAAATGAGGGCGAAATTAAAATGA
- a CDS encoding pentapeptide repeat-containing protein, which produces MIEQVIQNFSEQAYEGVTFTDVVLNKHDISKKEFSDCVFKNCSFNESKFSWSSFVDCSFINCDLSNIKVDNSTFQQTVFENCKLLGVIFSAVNASLLNWGFKKCRIELCNFSALKMKNSKFTGCTIRDTDFVNADLSGSDFSNSDLKASRFHKTNLEKANFVGAYNYYIDPAGNRMKQARFSIPDVLALLAPFGIKIEG; this is translated from the coding sequence ATGATCGAACAGGTTATTCAAAACTTTAGTGAGCAGGCGTATGAGGGGGTGACATTTACCGATGTTGTCCTGAATAAGCATGACATCAGTAAAAAAGAATTCTCTGACTGCGTGTTCAAGAACTGTTCTTTCAATGAGAGCAAATTCTCCTGGTCATCCTTTGTAGACTGCAGTTTTATTAACTGCGATCTTTCCAATATAAAGGTCGATAACTCAACTTTTCAGCAGACAGTTTTTGAGAACTGCAAGCTTCTCGGCGTCATATTCTCTGCTGTTAATGCGTCATTGCTGAACTGGGGCTTTAAAAAATGCAGGATAGAGCTGTGCAACTTTAGCGCCTTAAAGATGAAGAACAGCAAATTCACGGGATGCACTATCAGGGATACGGACTTCGTGAACGCCGACCTTTCCGGTTCCGATTTTTCGAACTCCGACCTTAAGGCAAGCAGATTTCATAAAACGAACCTGGAAAAGGCTAATTTTGTCGGCGCTTACAACTACTATATTGATCCCGCCGGTAACAGGATGAAGCAGGCACGATTTTCCATACCCGATGTCTTAGCCCTGCTTGCTCCTTTTGGAATAAAGATAGAAGGCTGA
- a CDS encoding ORF6N domain-containing protein, whose protein sequence is MLDNDLAELYGVETKNFKRAVRRNIFRFPHDFMIKLTIEEQSALRCHFGALERGKHSKYLMYAFTEQGISMLSSVLSSRRAISVNIQIMRTFTKLRAMLSGYKELREKIEEMEKKYDGQFKIVFEALKEMLYEKEKPKAKIGFLRD, encoded by the coding sequence ATGCTTGATAATGATCTTGCTGAATTGTACGGGGTAGAAACAAAGAACTTTAAAAGAGCTGTCAGAAGAAATATTTTCCGTTTTCCGCATGATTTCATGATCAAACTTACGATTGAAGAACAAAGTGCTTTAAGGTGCCATTTTGGCGCCTTAGAAAGAGGCAAACATTCAAAATATTTGATGTACGCTTTTACGGAACAGGGCATCTCAATGCTGTCCAGCGTTTTGAGCAGCAGAAGGGCTATATCCGTGAATATCCAGATCATGAGAACTTTCACAAAATTAAGAGCAATGTTATCTGGATATAAAGAGTTAAGAGAAAAGATTGAGGAAATGGAAAAGAAATATGACGGACAATTCAAGATCGTTTTTGAAGCTTTGAAGGAAATGCTATATGAAAAGGAAAAGCCAAAAGCAAAAATCGGTTTTTTAAGGGATTAA
- a CDS encoding potassium/proton antiporter, with protein sequence MYIISALILISIVMAAKLVSRWRLPLVAIALAAGIFFGSDVTGVIYFDNSMLAKQIADLCLVFVLFIGGFGTRKDVLKAVFWPSIALSTIGVALTAGVTGFLLHAVLGYGLYHALLLGCIISSTDAAAVFSILRFPMTNPRLQMLTKTESATNDPMAIVLTMVMVSLIGDKMQHPFAVSSTLFWQFASGIGIGLLIGFAGCYIFERIRSLDRGYLYLFTIGIVLLSYGAADMVMGSGMLSAFFAGYVMGNSKVLHRRAAVSAFFEALSAIANAAIFVILGLLVFPREFGVIWVQGLALFVIITFIARPVAVLLCTAFSNFSIKEKVFVSWSGLRGAVPIVLATYPVAAGIEAGRDIFNIIFFAVVLSLLFQGITINRVAQRLGLADASAPASEDQ encoded by the coding sequence ATGTACATTATATCCGCGCTTATTTTGATCTCGATAGTGATGGCGGCCAAACTTGTCAGCCGGTGGAGGCTGCCCCTGGTGGCGATAGCGCTGGCGGCAGGCATCTTTTTTGGCAGCGATGTTACCGGGGTGATCTATTTTGACAACTCCATGCTCGCAAAGCAGATCGCGGACCTGTGCCTTGTCTTTGTGCTTTTTATCGGCGGGTTCGGCACCAGAAAAGATGTGCTTAAGGCAGTGTTCTGGCCCTCCATTGCGCTTTCTACCATTGGAGTGGCGCTCACTGCGGGTGTCACAGGCTTTCTACTACATGCGGTGCTGGGCTACGGGCTCTATCATGCGCTGCTGCTGGGCTGCATAATCTCTTCAACGGATGCCGCCGCTGTTTTTTCTATCCTTAGGTTCCCTATGACCAATCCCAGGCTTCAGATGCTGACAAAAACAGAATCTGCCACCAACGATCCCATGGCGATCGTTCTTACTATGGTCATGGTATCCCTGATCGGGGACAAGATGCAGCACCCCTTTGCGGTAAGCAGCACCCTCTTCTGGCAGTTCGCCTCCGGCATAGGCATAGGCCTGCTGATAGGATTTGCCGGCTGCTATATTTTTGAGCGCATAAGGAGCCTGGACAGGGGATATCTTTATCTGTTCACGATAGGCATCGTGCTTTTGTCCTACGGAGCGGCCGATATGGTCATGGGTAGCGGAATGTTGTCCGCTTTCTTTGCAGGCTATGTGATGGGCAACTCAAAAGTGCTTCACCGCAGGGCGGCCGTTTCCGCATTTTTTGAAGCGCTTTCTGCCATTGCCAATGCGGCCATCTTTGTCATCCTGGGTTTGCTGGTATTTCCGAGAGAGTTCGGTGTTATCTGGGTCCAGGGGCTGGCGCTTTTTGTCATCATCACTTTTATAGCCAGGCCAGTTGCGGTCCTGCTGTGCACCGCGTTCAGCAACTTCAGCATAAAAGAGAAGGTTTTTGTCAGTTGGAGCGGACTAAGAGGTGCGGTCCCGATAGTTCTGGCCACTTATCCTGTGGCTGCGGGAATTGAGGCCGGCAGGGATATTTTCAATATTATCTTTTTTGCCGTTGTCCTTTCTCTTCTTTTTCAGGGGATAACGATAAACCGGGTTGCCCAGAGGCTGGGCCTTGCGGACGCCTCCGCTCCAGCCTCAGAAGACCAATAG
- a CDS encoding glycosyltransferase family 4 protein, with protein MFKRKKDLNVAFIGNYLPRVCGIATFTADLCKAVMKSLSDKSSVFAIALNDEGKLYDYPKEVIFSINQNRQKDYIEAANIINTSNAQVVCLQHEFGIFGGWDGIYILSLLSKLTVPLVTTFHTVLQTPNANQKRIMSELIQRSNKVVVMSKKSIELLKEVYGAPAEKIEMIFHGTPDFTSLDSSHYKKRFKLEGRKMILTFGLLSPNKGIEAVIKALPPVVKEFPDLTYVVLGRTHPHVKRDHGERYRESLVKLVGKLNLRPHVIFDDRFVKLEELYEWLIASDIYVTPYMNKAQVVSGTLSYAIGAGNAILSTPYWYAEEMLCDNKGLLFDFNDSEKLSQLLLGLLKDEKKLKELQARTYGFGRQMTWKKVSSRYAELLSKVSGEKKAVYLHYPKSTSTMGLPEFDLSHIKRLTDDTGIIQHAKYLIPDRSTGYCLDDNARAIMVAAWAVFLLKEEAAQELLPVYCGYIKHMQKQDGSFANFMDYKRNLLEEKGSDDSNGRAVWALGFLIWRNKDESYRSFAAELIRRSFNMISGLNLRGKAFAALGLSCYLRTFNSDEQAYSLLKKLALELEEAYKKHAQPGWDWFEDILCYDNAVLPMALFNAYGILRDESLLSAAEASLAFLEKLTFNNGILSVIGNDGWYRKGGKKAQFDQQPIDVTAMVMAFQSAYRTTHNTGYLKKMKTAFDWFLGENDLGIPMYDIASKGCSDGLMKGGASLNQGAESTISFLLALLAMMEEHEIEDLE; from the coding sequence ATGTTCAAGCGCAAAAAGGACCTTAATGTTGCTTTTATAGGCAATTACCTTCCCAGGGTCTGCGGCATAGCCACTTTTACAGCTGACCTGTGCAAGGCCGTGATGAAGAGTCTTTCGGACAAGTCAAGTGTTTTTGCCATAGCTCTCAACGATGAGGGAAAGCTCTACGACTATCCTAAGGAAGTCATCTTTTCTATCAACCAGAACAGGCAAAAGGATTATATCGAGGCTGCCAACATAATAAACACCAGCAATGCTCAGGTGGTTTGCCTCCAGCATGAGTTCGGCATCTTCGGCGGCTGGGACGGCATCTACATACTTTCCCTTTTGTCCAAACTGACGGTGCCGCTGGTTACGACCTTTCACACAGTTCTTCAAACGCCCAATGCCAACCAGAAAAGGATAATGTCCGAACTTATCCAGAGATCCAACAAGGTCGTGGTCATGAGCAAAAAGAGCATAGAGCTCCTAAAGGAAGTGTACGGAGCCCCTGCCGAAAAGATAGAGATGATATTCCACGGCACACCCGATTTTACCTCTCTGGATTCTTCTCATTACAAAAAGCGCTTCAAACTTGAAGGCAGAAAAATGATCCTGACCTTTGGTCTGCTTTCCCCCAACAAGGGGATAGAGGCCGTCATAAAGGCGCTGCCGCCGGTGGTAAAAGAGTTCCCGGATTTGACCTATGTGGTCCTGGGCAGGACCCATCCCCATGTCAAAAGGGACCACGGGGAAAGATACAGGGAAAGCCTTGTCAAGCTTGTCGGCAAGCTCAATTTAAGACCGCATGTGATCTTTGACGACAGGTTCGTAAAGCTGGAAGAGCTTTATGAGTGGCTGATCGCCTCCGATATCTATGTTACGCCCTACATGAACAAGGCGCAGGTGGTGAGCGGGACCCTTTCTTACGCGATAGGGGCGGGCAACGCGATCCTGTCCACCCCTTACTGGTACGCGGAAGAAATGCTCTGCGATAACAAGGGGTTGCTTTTTGATTTTAACGACAGCGAAAAGCTTTCACAGCTGCTGCTGGGGCTGCTCAAGGACGAGAAAAAATTAAAAGAACTTCAGGCAAGGACCTATGGGTTCGGCAGGCAGATGACCTGGAAAAAAGTCTCTTCCAGATACGCCGAACTGCTGTCAAAGGTGTCGGGGGAAAAGAAAGCGGTCTATCTGCATTACCCCAAGTCCACTTCCACGATGGGGCTGCCGGAATTTGACCTGTCGCACATCAAGAGGCTGACCGATGACACCGGTATCATACAGCACGCAAAGTATCTGATACCGGACAGAAGCACCGGGTACTGCTTGGATGATAACGCAAGGGCGATCATGGTTGCCGCATGGGCTGTTTTCCTGCTCAAAGAGGAGGCGGCTCAGGAACTGCTGCCGGTCTATTGCGGTTATATAAAACATATGCAAAAGCAGGACGGCTCCTTTGCCAATTTTATGGATTACAAAAGGAACCTGCTGGAAGAAAAAGGCTCCGATGATTCCAACGGCAGGGCGGTCTGGGCGTTGGGATTTTTGATCTGGAGGAACAAGGACGAATCCTACAGGTCTTTTGCCGCCGAACTGATAAGAAGGTCTTTTAACATGATCTCCGGGCTTAACTTAAGAGGAAAAGCTTTTGCGGCCCTGGGTTTGTCCTGCTATCTTAGGACATTTAATTCGGACGAGCAGGCCTACAGCCTTTTAAAAAAACTGGCTTTGGAACTGGAAGAAGCGTACAAGAAACACGCACAGCCGGGCTGGGACTGGTTCGAGGACATACTCTGCTATGATAACGCGGTCCTGCCCATGGCGCTCTTTAACGCTTACGGGATACTTAGGGACGAAAGCCTGCTTTCAGCCGCCGAGGCCTCGCTTGCTTTTCTTGAAAAGTTGACCTTTAACAACGGCATCCTTTCGGTGATAGGCAACGACGGCTGGTACCGCAAAGGGGGCAAAAAAGCGCAGTTTGACCAGCAGCCTATAGATGTGACCGCTATGGTGATGGCTTTTCAGTCTGCCTACAGAACTACCCACAACACCGGCTATCTGAAGAAGATGAAGACGGCCTTTGACTGGTTCCTGGGAGAGAACGACCTTGGGATACCGATGTACGACATCGCTTCCAAAGGCTGTTCCGACGGGCTTATGAAGGGCGGGGCCAGCCTGAACCAGGGTGCGGAAAGCACGATATCATTTCTTTTGGCTTTGCTTGCTATGATGGAAGAGCACGAGATAGAAGACCTGGAGTGA
- a CDS encoding HAD family hydrolase, with translation MRGPLKFLLILLLTANTSFAAVDPLPSWNNTAPKKAIVAFVEKVTKPVSPGFVQINKRIATFDNDGTLWSEQPVYFQYYFAADRIKALAPKHPEWKKKQPFASILKGDLKSAFSIGDKALMEMFVAAQEGLTTEEFEKVAAAWINKARHPKTKRLYREMVYQPMIELLSYLRASGFKTYIVSGGDRQFMLPWTEKVYGIPPEQVIGSELKMKFELRNGKPVIVALPQLGFINDRDGKPLGIQSRIGRRPIASFGNSDGDLPMMQWTAAGSGPSFCMYIHHTDAKREWAYDRKSAVGRLDKGLDMAKANGWTVVDMKKDWRTVYSFGEK, from the coding sequence ATGAGAGGCCCGTTAAAGTTTCTTCTAATCCTGCTGCTGACAGCAAACACATCGTTTGCTGCAGTTGATCCTCTGCCGTCCTGGAATAACACAGCGCCAAAGAAAGCCATCGTTGCATTTGTTGAAAAGGTGACAAAACCTGTCTCTCCCGGTTTTGTACAAATAAACAAACGTATTGCCACCTTTGATAATGACGGTACGCTCTGGTCGGAGCAACCGGTATATTTTCAATACTACTTTGCCGCTGACCGCATCAAGGCTCTTGCCCCTAAGCACCCGGAGTGGAAAAAGAAACAGCCTTTTGCTTCAATACTCAAAGGAGATTTAAAGTCCGCTTTTTCTATCGGCGATAAGGCGCTTATGGAAATGTTTGTAGCCGCGCAGGAAGGGCTTACCACCGAGGAATTTGAAAAAGTGGCGGCTGCCTGGATCAATAAGGCAAGACATCCAAAGACCAAGAGACTATATAGGGAAATGGTATACCAGCCGATGATAGAGCTGCTTTCTTACCTGCGAGCCAGCGGGTTTAAGACCTACATTGTTTCGGGCGGCGACAGGCAATTCATGCTCCCGTGGACCGAAAAAGTTTACGGCATTCCTCCCGAGCAGGTTATTGGCAGTGAATTGAAGATGAAGTTTGAGCTTCGCAACGGAAAACCTGTGATCGTTGCTCTTCCGCAGCTTGGCTTTATCAACGACAGGGACGGGAAACCCTTAGGAATACAATCCCGCATCGGCAGACGGCCGATCGCCTCGTTCGGCAATTCGGACGGCGACCTGCCGATGATGCAGTGGACTGCTGCCGGCAGCGGCCCCTCTTTTTGCATGTACATTCATCATACCGATGCCAAGCGCGAGTGGGCTTATGACCGCAAGTCCGCGGTCGGACGACTGGACAAAGGCCTTGACATGGCTAAAGCCAATGGCTGGACGGTAGTTGACATGAAGAAGGACTGGAGAACTGTTTACTCTTTTGGGGAGAAATGA
- a CDS encoding heparan-alpha-glucosaminide N-acetyltransferase domain-containing protein produces MESDQKKKRDVSIDIMRGIAILTMVAANMSAYVLIMPPPFLFRFFGTFAAPLFIMLSGLMIALKGSAGEHDFRYYLERGLLTLGAAALIDVFIWHTLPFISVDVLYTIGVSMPLAYLFLKLSDRSRWAAIFLIFLLGPVFRWLLGYQQYDVLILRPFNLFNLDVDFVQTAKNWIADGFFPLFPWLGFSFLGPVLQKARLASPLRFGSKKSLLIGLFILASGAALWAVYPGPLLIRENYSELFYFPTIGYIVTSIGIILTLFSAVDLNPGLKLLKPLQVLGESSLFTYIFHLALIKYLLGVFWPGQSFDVFIVLYALFMLFLIATAYGIRYLKGRWSARPFLVKFLIG; encoded by the coding sequence ATGGAAAGCGATCAGAAGAAAAAGAGGGATGTGTCTATCGACATCATGCGCGGGATAGCGATATTGACCATGGTGGCGGCCAATATGTCAGCTTATGTGCTAATAATGCCGCCTCCTTTTCTTTTCAGATTCTTCGGCACTTTTGCGGCTCCGCTTTTTATAATGCTGAGCGGCCTTATGATAGCCCTTAAGGGTTCTGCAGGGGAGCACGATTTTAGATATTACCTGGAAAGAGGGCTGCTGACGCTGGGCGCGGCCGCGCTCATAGATGTATTTATCTGGCACACTCTGCCTTTTATAAGCGTGGACGTGCTCTATACCATCGGCGTTTCCATGCCTCTTGCCTACCTGTTCCTAAAACTGAGCGACCGTTCCCGCTGGGCGGCAATATTCCTGATCTTTCTTTTGGGGCCGGTCTTTAGATGGTTGCTTGGTTATCAGCAGTATGATGTGCTGATCCTGAGGCCGTTCAATCTTTTTAATCTGGATGTAGACTTTGTACAGACAGCCAAGAACTGGATAGCCGACGGCTTTTTTCCTCTTTTTCCCTGGCTAGGTTTTTCGTTCCTTGGCCCGGTCCTTCAAAAAGCAAGGCTGGCCAGCCCTCTGCGCTTTGGCAGCAAAAAGTCGCTCCTGATCGGGCTCTTTATCCTGGCATCCGGGGCGGCTTTGTGGGCTGTATATCCCGGTCCGCTTTTGATCCGCGAAAATTACAGCGAGCTCTTCTACTTTCCGACGATCGGCTACATAGTGACCTCGATAGGCATCATCCTTACGCTTTTTTCCGCGGTGGACCTAAATCCCGGACTTAAGCTTTTAAAGCCCTTACAGGTGTTGGGAGAAAGCTCTCTCTTTACATATATCTTCCACCTTGCGCTCATCAAATATTTGCTGGGAGTATTCTGGCCGGGGCAGAGTTTTGATGTTTTTATAGTACTGTACGCTCTTTTCATGCTTTTTTTGATCGCCACCGCTTACGGAATAAGATATTTGAAAGGCCGCTGGAGCGCTAGGCCTTTCCTTGTCAAATTCCTGATCGGATGA